A window from Chloroflexota bacterium encodes these proteins:
- a CDS encoding NAD(P)H-hydrate dehydratase gives MKIVTAEQMRKIDRSAAGIGLTTETLMENAGRAVAEETRKLIGGVIGKHILVIVGTGNNGGDGLVAGRYLDDWGADVSLYLCSQRPASDKNLALAQERGIITIQADQDKDFASLGSLLASSEVIIDAVFGTGRSRTVGGVFKEVLTRVIAAKQKNPELLVIAVDVPSGLDSDTGAVDPSCPYVDATVTLGYPKPGLFNFPGAERAGRVIIADIGIPPSLAENIPTELITGDWVKSVLPRRPLSANKGSFGRVLVVAGSINYIGAAYLACMGAAKVGAGLITLSTASSLQPILAAKMAEVTYAPLPEAEAGIIASKAVSVLKELLPSYEVLLIGCGLGQKPQVVEFIKSTLFSLAKSSSPALVLDADVLNALAQIPHWWQKLSQDAILTPHPGEMARLAEVSVDEVQRQRLEIARKAAMEWRKVIVLKGAYTIVAAADGQARISQVANPGLASAGTGDVLTGVIAGLVAQGMSLFDAAACGVYLHGEAGEMVSREMGDVGMLASDLLPVLPKVIMGLKLRETS, from the coding sequence ATGAAGATTGTTACCGCGGAGCAAATGCGGAAGATTGACCGCAGTGCTGCTGGCATCGGTTTGACCACTGAAACATTGATGGAGAATGCCGGGCGGGCTGTAGCCGAGGAAACCAGGAAGCTTATTGGTGGTGTTATCGGCAAGCATATCTTAGTCATAGTTGGTACGGGGAATAACGGTGGGGATGGCCTGGTGGCAGGTCGTTATCTTGACGATTGGGGGGCTGACGTCAGTCTTTACTTGTGCAGTCAGCGTCCAGCTAGCGATAAGAATCTGGCGCTAGCTCAAGAGCGGGGCATAATCACTATTCAGGCTGACCAGGACAAGGATTTCGCCAGTTTGGGCAGCCTCTTAGCTTCTTCTGAAGTGATAATCGATGCCGTCTTTGGTACAGGCAGAAGTCGCACTGTTGGTGGTGTGTTTAAAGAAGTGCTGACCAGGGTTATAGCGGCTAAGCAGAAGAATCCCGAGCTTTTAGTTATCGCCGTGGATGTACCTTCGGGACTCGATTCTGATACTGGGGCAGTTGATCCAAGCTGTCCCTATGTTGATGCCACTGTTACCCTTGGTTATCCTAAGCCTGGATTATTCAACTTCCCCGGTGCTGAAAGGGCTGGCAGGGTTATCATAGCTGATATCGGCATACCGCCCAGTCTGGCAGAGAATATACCGACCGAGCTAATCACCGGGGATTGGGTTAAATCGGTGTTACCTAGGCGTCCTCTTAGTGCCAATAAAGGGAGCTTTGGTAGAGTTTTAGTAGTTGCTGGCTCAATCAACTATATCGGAGCTGCTTACCTTGCCTGTATGGGAGCGGCTAAGGTGGGGGCTGGTCTGATAACATTGTCTACGGCTTCGAGTCTGCAGCCAATTCTGGCAGCGAAAATGGCTGAAGTAACTTATGCTCCTTTGCCAGAAGCTGAAGCTGGGATAATCGCTTCTAAAGCAGTATCTGTTCTAAAAGAGTTACTACCAAGCTACGAAGTTTTGCTTATAGGATGTGGATTGGGGCAAAAGCCACAGGTTGTGGAGTTTATTAAGTCTACTCTGTTTAGTTTGGCAAAAAGTTCCTCTCCAGCTTTGGTTCTTGATGCTGATGTTTTGAATGCTTTAGCCCAGATACCCCATTGGTGGCAGAAGCTAAGTCAGGATGCTATACTTACGCCACATCCGGGCGAGATGGCGCGGCTCGCGGAAGTTTCGGTGGATGAGGTGCAGCGGCAGCGCCTGGAGATTGCTCGGAAAGCGGCTATGGAGTGGCGAAAGGTGATTGTGCTTAAGGGGGCATATACTATTGTGGCAGCAGCTGATGGTCAGGCGCGAATCAGTCAGGTAGCTAACCCGGGATTGGCCTCAGCCGGAACTGGTGATGTGCTTACTGGTGTGATTGCCGGATTGGTGGCTCAAGGCATGTCTCTTTTCGATGCTGCAGCTTGTGGTGTCTATCTTCATGGTGAGGCTGGAGAGATGGTGAGTCGGGAGATGGGTGATGTCGGGATGTTGGCTAGTGACCTTTTGCCGGTTTTACCTAAGGTGATAATGGGGCTTAAACTGAGAGAGACATCTTAA
- a CDS encoding type II toxin-antitoxin system HicB family antitoxin, with protein sequence MSREFTGIIEKRGDWYIGYVEELPGVNTQGRTLKEVRENIREATQLIIEANRELMAKRQSKNVGTGL encoded by the coding sequence ATGTCACGAGAGTTCACTGGAATTATTGAAAAAAGGGGAGATTGGTACATTGGCTATGTAGAGGAGCTCCCGGGGGTTAACACCCAAGGGCGAACTTTGAAAGAAGTAAGAGAAAACATTAGGGAAGCTACACAATTGATTATTGAAGCTAACAGGGAACTCATGGCTAAGAGACAGTCAAAAAATGTAGGGACGGGTCTTTAG
- the coaBC gene encoding bifunctional phosphopantothenoylcysteine decarboxylase/phosphopantothenate--cysteine ligase CoaBC: MELEGKTVVLGVTGSIAAYKAAELASQLTQAGARVEVIMTEAATEFITPLTFRNITGRPVVTKMFELASEYSVEHVALAKAADVVAIAPATADIIARIAAGIADDMLCCTVLATKAPIIMAPAMHAGMYENQVTQDNLAKLKARGFTIVGPDYGRLASGGIGLGRLVDVSEILGTIRQVLGRSRDLAGRRIVVTAGGTQEPVDPVRCLTNRSSGKMGYALAEAARDRGAQVVLVSAPSALSKPVGVDVVNVGTAQGMYEAVKKAVAKADVLIMAAAVADYRPKKVSKGKIKREQASSLTLELERTPDILVEVKGKFLKVGFAAETENLVSNAKEKLEKKQLDLIVANDITARASGIGADTNQVVLIDRKGKVEKLPLLPKREVADKILDKVAQFLAAKR, translated from the coding sequence ATGGAGTTAGAAGGTAAGACTGTAGTGTTAGGTGTAACCGGCAGCATCGCTGCTTATAAGGCTGCTGAATTAGCTAGCCAGTTAACGCAGGCGGGGGCTAGAGTTGAGGTTATTATGACCGAAGCCGCTACCGAGTTTATAACACCATTGACCTTTCGTAACATCACTGGCAGGCCTGTGGTTACCAAGATGTTCGAGTTGGCTTCTGAATACAGTGTGGAGCATGTAGCTCTGGCCAAGGCTGCTGATGTGGTGGCTATAGCTCCAGCTACAGCGGACATCATTGCCAGGATAGCTGCTGGTATTGCTGATGATATGCTCTGCTGCACTGTGCTGGCCACAAAGGCACCTATTATCATGGCTCCGGCGATGCATGCCGGCATGTATGAGAACCAGGTAACCCAGGATAATCTGGCTAAGCTGAAGGCGCGTGGTTTCACCATCGTCGGCCCTGATTATGGTCGGCTCGCCTCGGGTGGAATAGGCCTGGGACGCCTTGTCGATGTAAGCGAGATTTTAGGTACTATCCGCCAGGTTTTGGGTAGAAGCCGTGATCTGGCAGGCAGGCGAATTGTGGTTACTGCCGGCGGCACTCAGGAGCCGGTTGACCCGGTCCGATGCTTGACCAATCGCTCTTCCGGCAAGATGGGTTATGCACTGGCTGAAGCCGCCAGAGACCGCGGTGCTCAGGTGGTGCTGGTTAGTGCGCCCAGTGCTCTTTCAAAACCGGTCGGCGTAGATGTGGTGAATGTTGGCACGGCTCAGGGGATGTATGAGGCGGTGAAGAAGGCTGTGGCTAAAGCAGATGTCCTGATAATGGCAGCGGCGGTGGCTGATTATCGGCCTAAGAAGGTCTCTAAGGGCAAGATTAAGCGGGAGCAAGCTTCCAGTTTGACGCTGGAACTGGAGAGGACGCCTGATATACTGGTTGAGGTGAAGGGAAAGTTTCTCAAGGTTGGCTTTGCTGCTGAAACTGAAAATCTGGTATCTAATGCCAAGGAAAAGCTTGAAAAGAAGCAGCTTGACCTTATCGTTGCCAATGACATAACAGCTAGGGCTAGCGGCATCGGCGCTGATACCAACCAGGTGGTGCTAATTGACCGTAAGGGTAAAGTTGAGAAATTACCCCTCTTGCCCAAGCGAGAAGTGGCGGACAAGATTCTGGATAAGGTAGCCCAGTTTTTGGCTGCAAAGAGATAG
- a CDS encoding type III pantothenate kinase, producing the protein MLLAVDVGNTNMTVGIFDGSKLKATWRVATGVHRMPDEYASLMLNLFERQGISASKITDAILCSVVPPLVGVFEEMCRRYLKVAPLVIEAGVKTGVRISMDNPREVGADRIVNAVAAHALYGGPVIVIDLGTATTFDVVSEEGDYLGGAIAPGIAIATEALFARTAVLPRVELTHPKRAIGRNTVAAMQSGIVFGYAGLIEGIVTRIQQELGGKAKVVATGGYAELLARETPVIEEVNPDLTLIGLRLIYEMNKVKD; encoded by the coding sequence GTGTTATTAGCTGTTGATGTTGGCAATACTAACATGACTGTTGGCATCTTTGATGGTAGTAAGTTGAAGGCTACCTGGAGGGTGGCGACCGGTGTTCATCGTATGCCAGATGAATATGCCAGCTTGATGCTTAATCTTTTTGAGCGCCAGGGTATTTCTGCTTCTAAAATTACTGATGCGATATTATGCAGCGTTGTTCCTCCGCTGGTAGGCGTTTTTGAGGAGATGTGCCGGCGATATCTAAAGGTTGCTCCTTTAGTGATAGAGGCCGGTGTCAAGACAGGAGTGCGAATCTCTATGGATAACCCGAGGGAGGTTGGCGCCGACCGAATAGTGAATGCGGTAGCCGCTCATGCGCTATATGGTGGCCCGGTGATTGTCATTGACCTGGGCACTGCCACCACTTTTGATGTTGTATCTGAGGAAGGGGATTATCTTGGAGGGGCTATTGCCCCAGGAATTGCTATTGCCACGGAAGCTTTGTTTGCCCGGACTGCGGTGCTGCCACGGGTGGAATTGACTCATCCCAAACGGGCTATCGGTAGGAATACTGTTGCCGCTATGCAATCTGGCATAGTCTTCGGTTATGCCGGGCTGATTGAAGGTATAGTGACTCGGATTCAGCAAGAACTAGGAGGTAAAGCAAAGGTGGTGGCTACGGGGGGCTATGCCGAGCTCCTGGCTCGGGAAACACCGGTAATCGAGGAGGTAAATCCTGACTTGACGCTTATAGGTTTGCGTTTAATCTATGAAATGAACAAGGTAAAGGATTAG